A genomic segment from Mustela lutreola isolate mMusLut2 chromosome 15, mMusLut2.pri, whole genome shotgun sequence encodes:
- the NKIRAS2 gene encoding NF-kappa-B inhibitor-interacting Ras-like protein 2 — protein sequence MGKSCKVVVCGQASVGKTSILEQLLYGNHVVGSEMIETQEDIYVGSIETDRGVREQVRFYDTRGLRDGAELPRHCFSCTDGYVLVYSTDSRESFQRVELLKKEIDKSKDKKEVTIVVLGNKCDLQEQRRVDPDVAQHWAKSEKVKLWEVSVADRRSLLEPFVYLASKMTQPQSKSAFPLSRKNKGSGSLDG from the exons ATGGGGAAGAGCTGCAAGGTAGTCGTGTGTGGCCAGGCATCTGTGGGCAAAACTTCAATCCTGGAGCAGCTTCTGTATGGGAACCATGTAGTAG GTTCTGAGATGATTGAGACCCAGGAAGACATCTACGTGGGCTCCATTGAGACCGACCGGGGTGTGAGGGAGCAGGTGCGTTTCTATGACACCCGGGGGCTCCGAGATGGGGCTGAGCTGCCCCGGCACTGCTTCTCCTGCACTGACGGCTATGTCCTGGTCTACAGCACAGACAGCCGAGAGTCCTTTCAGCGTGTGGAGCTGCTCAAGAAGGAGATCGACAAATCCAAGGACAAGAAGGAG GTCACCATCGTGGTCCTGGGCAACAAGTGTGACCTGCAGGAGCAGCGGCGTGTCGACCCAGATGTGGCTCAGCACTGGGCCAAGTCCGAGAAGGTGAAGCTGTGGGAGGTGTCTGTGGCCGACCGCCGCTCCCTGCTGGAGCCCTTCGTCTACCTGGCCAGCAAGATGACCCAGCCCCAGagcaagtctgcttttcccctcaGCCGCAAGAACAAGGGCAGCGGCTCCTTGGATGGCTGA
- the DNAJC7 gene encoding dnaJ homolog subfamily C member 7 isoform X1, producing the protein MAAAAECDVVMAATEPELHDDEEAKREAESFKEQGNAYYAKKDYNEAYNYYTKAIDMCPKNASYYGNRAATLMMLGKFREALGDAQQSVRLDDSFVRGHLREGKCHLSLGNAMAACRSFQRALELDHKNAQAQQEFKNANAVIEYEKIAETDFEKRDFRKVVFCMDRALEFAPACHRFKILKAECLAMLGRYPEAQSVASDILRMDSTNADALYVRGLCLYYEDCIEKAVQFFVQALRMAPDHEKACIACRNAKALKAKKEDGNKAFKEGNYKLAYELYTEALGIDPNNIKTNAKLYCNRGTVNSKLRKLDDAIEDCTSAVKLDATYIKAYLRRAQCYMDTEQYEEAVRDYEKVYQTEKTKEHKQLLKNAQLELKKSKRKDYYKILGVDKNASEDEIKKAYRKRALMHHPDRHSGASAEVQKEEEKKFKEVGEAFTILSDPKKKTRYDSGQDLDEEGMNMGDFDANNIFKAFFGGPGGFSFEASGPGNFFFQFG; encoded by the exons ATGGCGGCTGCCGCGGAGTGCGATGTGGTAATGGCGGCGACCGAGCCAGAGCTGCACGACGACGAGGAAGCGAAGAG ggAAGCAGAGTCTTTCAAGGAACAAGGAAATGCATACTATGCCAAGAAAGATTACAATGAAGCTTATAACTATTATACAAAAGCCATAG ATATGTGTCCTAAAAATGCTAGCTATTATGGGAATCGAGCCGCCACTTTGATGATGCTCGGAAAGTTCCGGGAAGCTCTTGGGGATGCACAGCAGTCAGTGAGGTTGGATGACAGTTTTGTCCGG GGACATCTGCGAGAGGGCAAGTGCCACCTATCTCTAGGGAATGCCATGGCGGCATGTCGTAGTTTCCAGAGAGCCCTAGAATTGGATCACAAAAACGCTCAGGCACAACAAGAG TTCAAGAATGCTAATGCAGTCATAGAATATGAGAAAATAGCAGAAACAGATTTTGAGAAGCGGGATTTTCGGAAG GTGGTTTTCTGCATGGATCGTGCCCTAGAATTTGCCCCTGCCTGCCATCGCTTCAAAATCCTCAAAGCAGAATGTTTAGCAATGCTAGGTCGTTACCCGGAAGCACAGTCTGTGGCCAG TGACATTTTACGAATGGATTCTACCAATGCGGATGCTCTGTATGTACGAGGTCTTTGCCTTTATTATGAAGATTGTATTGAGAAGGCGGTTCAGTTTTTTGTACAGGCTCTCAGGATGGCTCCTGACCATGAGAAGGCCTGCATTGCTTGCAGA AATGCCAAAGCActtaaagcaaagaaagaagatgggaataaagcatttaaagaaggaaattacAAGTTAGCCTATGAACTGTACACAGAAGCCCTGGGGATAGACcctaataatataaaaacaaatgcaaaactcTACTGTAATCGGGGCACGGTTAATTCCAAG CTTAGGAAACTAGATGATGCAATAGAAGACTGCACGAGTGCAGTGAAGCTCGATGCCACTTATATAAAAGCCTACTTGAGAAGAGCTCAGTG TTACATGGACACAGAACAGTATGAAGAAGCTGTGCGGGACTATGAAAAAGTCTATCAGACGGAGAAAACAAAAG AACACAAACAGCTCCTAAAAAATGCACAGCTGGAACTGAAGAAGAGTAAGAGGAAAGATTACTACAAAATTCTGGGAGTGGACAAGAATGCCTCTGAGGACGAGATCAAGAAAGCTTACCGGAAACGGGCCTTGATGCACCATCCAG ATCGGCACAGTGGAGCCAGTGCCGAAGttcagaaggaggaagagaagaagttCAAGGAAGTTGGAGAAGCTTTTACCATCCTCTCTGATCCCAAGAAAAAGACTCGCTATGACAGCGGACAGGACCTGGATGAGGAGGGCATGAATATGGGCG ATTTTGATGCCAACAATATCTTCAAGGCATTCTTTGGCGGTCCTGGGGGCTTCAGCTTTGAAG CATCTGGTCCagggaatttcttttttcaatttggCTAA
- the DNAJC7 gene encoding dnaJ homolog subfamily C member 7 isoform X2 — MWKLLRGRSREAESFKEQGNAYYAKKDYNEAYNYYTKAIDMCPKNASYYGNRAATLMMLGKFREALGDAQQSVRLDDSFVRGHLREGKCHLSLGNAMAACRSFQRALELDHKNAQAQQEFKNANAVIEYEKIAETDFEKRDFRKVVFCMDRALEFAPACHRFKILKAECLAMLGRYPEAQSVASDILRMDSTNADALYVRGLCLYYEDCIEKAVQFFVQALRMAPDHEKACIACRNAKALKAKKEDGNKAFKEGNYKLAYELYTEALGIDPNNIKTNAKLYCNRGTVNSKLRKLDDAIEDCTSAVKLDATYIKAYLRRAQCYMDTEQYEEAVRDYEKVYQTEKTKEHKQLLKNAQLELKKSKRKDYYKILGVDKNASEDEIKKAYRKRALMHHPDRHSGASAEVQKEEEKKFKEVGEAFTILSDPKKKTRYDSGQDLDEEGMNMGDFDANNIFKAFFGGPGGFSFEASGPGNFFFQFG; from the exons atgtggaagtTACTTAGAGGTCGTTCCAG ggAAGCAGAGTCTTTCAAGGAACAAGGAAATGCATACTATGCCAAGAAAGATTACAATGAAGCTTATAACTATTATACAAAAGCCATAG ATATGTGTCCTAAAAATGCTAGCTATTATGGGAATCGAGCCGCCACTTTGATGATGCTCGGAAAGTTCCGGGAAGCTCTTGGGGATGCACAGCAGTCAGTGAGGTTGGATGACAGTTTTGTCCGG GGACATCTGCGAGAGGGCAAGTGCCACCTATCTCTAGGGAATGCCATGGCGGCATGTCGTAGTTTCCAGAGAGCCCTAGAATTGGATCACAAAAACGCTCAGGCACAACAAGAG TTCAAGAATGCTAATGCAGTCATAGAATATGAGAAAATAGCAGAAACAGATTTTGAGAAGCGGGATTTTCGGAAG GTGGTTTTCTGCATGGATCGTGCCCTAGAATTTGCCCCTGCCTGCCATCGCTTCAAAATCCTCAAAGCAGAATGTTTAGCAATGCTAGGTCGTTACCCGGAAGCACAGTCTGTGGCCAG TGACATTTTACGAATGGATTCTACCAATGCGGATGCTCTGTATGTACGAGGTCTTTGCCTTTATTATGAAGATTGTATTGAGAAGGCGGTTCAGTTTTTTGTACAGGCTCTCAGGATGGCTCCTGACCATGAGAAGGCCTGCATTGCTTGCAGA AATGCCAAAGCActtaaagcaaagaaagaagatgggaataaagcatttaaagaaggaaattacAAGTTAGCCTATGAACTGTACACAGAAGCCCTGGGGATAGACcctaataatataaaaacaaatgcaaaactcTACTGTAATCGGGGCACGGTTAATTCCAAG CTTAGGAAACTAGATGATGCAATAGAAGACTGCACGAGTGCAGTGAAGCTCGATGCCACTTATATAAAAGCCTACTTGAGAAGAGCTCAGTG TTACATGGACACAGAACAGTATGAAGAAGCTGTGCGGGACTATGAAAAAGTCTATCAGACGGAGAAAACAAAAG AACACAAACAGCTCCTAAAAAATGCACAGCTGGAACTGAAGAAGAGTAAGAGGAAAGATTACTACAAAATTCTGGGAGTGGACAAGAATGCCTCTGAGGACGAGATCAAGAAAGCTTACCGGAAACGGGCCTTGATGCACCATCCAG ATCGGCACAGTGGAGCCAGTGCCGAAGttcagaaggaggaagagaagaagttCAAGGAAGTTGGAGAAGCTTTTACCATCCTCTCTGATCCCAAGAAAAAGACTCGCTATGACAGCGGACAGGACCTGGATGAGGAGGGCATGAATATGGGCG ATTTTGATGCCAACAATATCTTCAAGGCATTCTTTGGCGGTCCTGGGGGCTTCAGCTTTGAAG CATCTGGTCCagggaatttcttttttcaatttggCTAA
- the DNAJC7 gene encoding dnaJ homolog subfamily C member 7 isoform X3 gives MCPKNASYYGNRAATLMMLGKFREALGDAQQSVRLDDSFVRGHLREGKCHLSLGNAMAACRSFQRALELDHKNAQAQQEFKNANAVIEYEKIAETDFEKRDFRKVVFCMDRALEFAPACHRFKILKAECLAMLGRYPEAQSVASDILRMDSTNADALYVRGLCLYYEDCIEKAVQFFVQALRMAPDHEKACIACRNAKALKAKKEDGNKAFKEGNYKLAYELYTEALGIDPNNIKTNAKLYCNRGTVNSKLRKLDDAIEDCTSAVKLDATYIKAYLRRAQCYMDTEQYEEAVRDYEKVYQTEKTKEHKQLLKNAQLELKKSKRKDYYKILGVDKNASEDEIKKAYRKRALMHHPDRHSGASAEVQKEEEKKFKEVGEAFTILSDPKKKTRYDSGQDLDEEGMNMGDFDANNIFKAFFGGPGGFSFEASGPGNFFFQFG, from the exons ATGTGTCCTAAAAATGCTAGCTATTATGGGAATCGAGCCGCCACTTTGATGATGCTCGGAAAGTTCCGGGAAGCTCTTGGGGATGCACAGCAGTCAGTGAGGTTGGATGACAGTTTTGTCCGG GGACATCTGCGAGAGGGCAAGTGCCACCTATCTCTAGGGAATGCCATGGCGGCATGTCGTAGTTTCCAGAGAGCCCTAGAATTGGATCACAAAAACGCTCAGGCACAACAAGAG TTCAAGAATGCTAATGCAGTCATAGAATATGAGAAAATAGCAGAAACAGATTTTGAGAAGCGGGATTTTCGGAAG GTGGTTTTCTGCATGGATCGTGCCCTAGAATTTGCCCCTGCCTGCCATCGCTTCAAAATCCTCAAAGCAGAATGTTTAGCAATGCTAGGTCGTTACCCGGAAGCACAGTCTGTGGCCAG TGACATTTTACGAATGGATTCTACCAATGCGGATGCTCTGTATGTACGAGGTCTTTGCCTTTATTATGAAGATTGTATTGAGAAGGCGGTTCAGTTTTTTGTACAGGCTCTCAGGATGGCTCCTGACCATGAGAAGGCCTGCATTGCTTGCAGA AATGCCAAAGCActtaaagcaaagaaagaagatgggaataaagcatttaaagaaggaaattacAAGTTAGCCTATGAACTGTACACAGAAGCCCTGGGGATAGACcctaataatataaaaacaaatgcaaaactcTACTGTAATCGGGGCACGGTTAATTCCAAG CTTAGGAAACTAGATGATGCAATAGAAGACTGCACGAGTGCAGTGAAGCTCGATGCCACTTATATAAAAGCCTACTTGAGAAGAGCTCAGTG TTACATGGACACAGAACAGTATGAAGAAGCTGTGCGGGACTATGAAAAAGTCTATCAGACGGAGAAAACAAAAG AACACAAACAGCTCCTAAAAAATGCACAGCTGGAACTGAAGAAGAGTAAGAGGAAAGATTACTACAAAATTCTGGGAGTGGACAAGAATGCCTCTGAGGACGAGATCAAGAAAGCTTACCGGAAACGGGCCTTGATGCACCATCCAG ATCGGCACAGTGGAGCCAGTGCCGAAGttcagaaggaggaagagaagaagttCAAGGAAGTTGGAGAAGCTTTTACCATCCTCTCTGATCCCAAGAAAAAGACTCGCTATGACAGCGGACAGGACCTGGATGAGGAGGGCATGAATATGGGCG ATTTTGATGCCAACAATATCTTCAAGGCATTCTTTGGCGGTCCTGGGGGCTTCAGCTTTGAAG CATCTGGTCCagggaatttcttttttcaatttggCTAA